Genomic window (Akkermansiaceae bacterium):
CAATGTCCTCCCTCCTTACCCGTCAATGGGTGTGATCCGCACGCTGCTCCGCCTCTTCAAGACGTGAGAAGCCCCGTTGCGCCTCGCGCAGGGAGATCGTCCGGTTCTTGTCCCGGTCGTAGAAATCAATGATCTCCGCAGGCGGATGGCCCGTGGACTTCTGGGCGGCCACCAGCTCGCTGGAATCCAGCTCACCGTCTCCGTTCAGGTCATACCGGTCGAACTTCTCCAGCAGCCCGATCATCT
Coding sequences:
- a CDS encoding EF-hand domain-containing protein, producing MKFAPLFVFPLLAACAGPGPIVPETKVEKQMIGLLEKFDRYDLNGDGELDSSELVAAQKSTGHPPAEIIDFYDRDKNRTISLREAQRGFSRLEEAEQRADHTH